In Burkholderia gladioli, a genomic segment contains:
- the cobG gene encoding precorrin-3B synthase — protein sequence MPADRPAGHARAVDAPAGPRPSACPGLVRVVATGDGGLCRVRLPGGRLDAAAARALAAAAREHGSGVLDATNRANLQIRGVRAGHETALAAALIEAGLGPREDDTTNPGSRAGQRPDLAAAALRDDVRNVMLSPAAGRDPAALADTRALGAALLDRLQGEPRFAALSPKCSLSIDGGEALAELAHPHDLWFSAYRDASGALRYAFGLAGHAPVAADDPPALASVAPEQVVDCAHALLLAFLELAPKEARRIRDALASLGPEQLLAHAAARLAPAPRHDAALRQWRRAPADLARRFGIHDEINAATRQLGGQVPLGRLDAAMLEALAALAERDGDGTLRFTPWQGVLLPAVREPAAEAALASLAALGVVCTADAPLAHLVACAGSTGCARAQADTKADARALAARLAEHGTAPLELHLSGCPRACAQPWPAAATLLAVDPGRYDLYRRDGGSGFGRLAARHLTIDQAAAMLAASPRHQD from the coding sequence GGCCGGGCACGCGCGCGCCGTCGATGCGCCGGCCGGCCCGCGTCCGAGCGCCTGCCCGGGCCTGGTGCGGGTGGTGGCGACCGGCGACGGCGGCCTGTGCCGCGTGCGGCTGCCGGGCGGCCGGCTCGACGCGGCCGCGGCCCGGGCGCTGGCGGCAGCGGCGCGCGAACACGGCTCGGGCGTGCTCGACGCGACCAACCGCGCCAACCTGCAGATCCGCGGCGTGCGCGCCGGCCACGAGACGGCGCTGGCCGCCGCCCTGATCGAGGCGGGGCTGGGCCCGCGCGAGGACGACACCACGAACCCCGGCAGCCGTGCAGGCCAGCGGCCGGATCTCGCCGCCGCCGCGCTGCGCGACGACGTCCGCAACGTGATGCTGAGCCCTGCCGCCGGCCGCGATCCGGCCGCGCTGGCGGACACGCGCGCGCTCGGCGCCGCCCTGCTCGACCGACTGCAGGGCGAACCGCGTTTTGCCGCGCTGTCGCCGAAATGCTCGCTGTCGATCGACGGCGGCGAAGCCCTGGCCGAACTCGCGCATCCGCACGACCTGTGGTTCTCGGCCTATCGCGATGCGAGCGGCGCCCTGCGCTACGCGTTCGGGCTGGCCGGCCATGCGCCGGTGGCGGCCGACGATCCGCCGGCGCTGGCCTCGGTCGCGCCCGAACAGGTGGTGGACTGCGCGCATGCGCTGCTGCTGGCCTTCCTCGAACTGGCGCCGAAGGAGGCCAGGCGGATCCGCGACGCGCTCGCGAGCCTGGGCCCCGAGCAGTTGCTCGCGCACGCCGCCGCGCGGCTGGCGCCTGCCCCGCGGCACGACGCGGCGCTCAGGCAATGGCGCCGCGCGCCGGCCGATCTCGCTCGTCGCTTCGGCATCCATGACGAAATAAATGCCGCCACGCGCCAGCTCGGCGGCCAGGTTCCGCTCGGCCGGCTCGACGCGGCGATGCTCGAGGCGCTGGCGGCACTCGCCGAGCGCGACGGCGACGGCACGCTGCGCTTCACGCCCTGGCAAGGCGTGCTGCTGCCGGCCGTGCGCGAGCCGGCAGCCGAAGCCGCGCTGGCCTCGCTGGCCGCGCTCGGCGTGGTCTGCACCGCCGACGCGCCGCTGGCGCACCTGGTGGCCTGCGCCGGCAGCACCGGCTGCGCGCGCGCCCAGGCTGATACCAAGGCCGATGCGCGGGCCCTGGCCGCGCGCCTGGCCGAACACGGCACCGCGCCGCTGGAACTCCACCTGAGCGGCTGCCCGCGCGCCTGCGCGCAGCCCTGGCCCGCCGCCGCGACCCTCCTCGCGGTCGACCCGGGCCGCTACGACCTTTACCGGCGCGACGGCGGCAGCGGCTTCGGCCGGCTCGCCGCGCGCCATCTGACGATCGACCAAGCCGCCGCGATGCTCGCCGCATCGCCGCGCCATCAGGACTGA